A single genomic interval of Terriglobus albidus harbors:
- the nusA gene encoding transcription termination factor NusA: MASALYESIQVLSREKGIDAEIVVAAVEDAIALATRKYYRTQENMRAELDRETGEIRAYVYKTVVEGPDQLEDELNQLTLEQARELAPEVEAGGELRFYKDTSPLGRIAAQMAKQVIFQKVREAERDTVFNEYNHRIGEIITAMVKRLEPMDVIFDIGKAEARMPKREQSRLEQFSVGERVRVVLLRVDRAAKGPQVIVSRAAPALVQSLFQAEVPEIYDNTVMIKAIAREAGERTKIAVQSRDKDVDPVGACVGMKGMRVQSIIRELRGEKIDIIEFSDEITTFAEKALQPAKVSRVSITDLTEKQLEVIVDDTQLSLAIGKKGQNVRLAAKLLGWKIDIKSEEEKRQEVEQAMQALSGGPSTPIEQVTELGETILEKLIAAGITTVESLADMTPEQLEEVPGIGEKTVEKISVAVRHYFGQYAEGEERPALVQAASEATEEESSVTKTPEEILAAENEGKGLMAEEAEESTEELQDAEEAGSGTDAYSDADAREEQIELDNDSVDTLVAESEDISNETIDNERDEDGRDRG; the protein is encoded by the coding sequence ATGGCAAGTGCACTGTACGAATCGATTCAGGTTCTGAGCCGCGAAAAAGGTATCGATGCGGAGATTGTGGTCGCCGCCGTGGAAGACGCGATTGCGCTGGCGACACGCAAGTACTACCGCACGCAGGAGAACATGCGCGCCGAATTGGATCGGGAGACGGGCGAGATTCGGGCCTATGTGTACAAGACTGTGGTGGAAGGTCCTGATCAGCTCGAGGACGAGCTAAACCAGCTCACGCTGGAGCAGGCCCGTGAACTTGCGCCCGAGGTCGAGGCCGGCGGTGAGCTGCGTTTCTACAAGGACACCAGCCCGCTGGGCCGCATTGCCGCGCAGATGGCCAAGCAGGTCATCTTCCAGAAGGTGCGCGAAGCAGAGCGGGATACGGTTTTCAATGAGTACAACCACCGCATCGGCGAGATCATCACGGCGATGGTGAAGCGCCTGGAGCCGATGGATGTGATCTTCGATATCGGCAAGGCTGAAGCCCGCATGCCGAAGCGCGAACAGAGCCGGCTGGAGCAGTTTTCCGTCGGTGAGCGCGTGCGGGTCGTGTTGCTGCGCGTGGACCGTGCCGCCAAGGGGCCGCAGGTCATTGTCAGCCGTGCCGCTCCGGCCCTGGTGCAGAGCCTCTTCCAGGCGGAGGTTCCGGAGATCTATGACAACACGGTGATGATCAAGGCCATTGCCCGTGAGGCCGGCGAGCGCACCAAGATCGCCGTACAGTCACGCGACAAGGATGTGGATCCGGTCGGCGCCTGCGTCGGTATGAAGGGTATGCGGGTTCAGTCGATCATCCGCGAGCTGCGCGGCGAGAAGATCGACATCATCGAGTTTTCCGATGAGATCACGACGTTTGCGGAGAAGGCTCTGCAGCCCGCCAAGGTCTCTCGCGTCTCCATTACGGATCTGACCGAGAAGCAGCTTGAGGTGATCGTCGATGACACGCAGTTGTCGCTGGCCATTGGTAAGAAAGGCCAGAACGTACGTCTGGCGGCGAAGCTGCTCGGCTGGAAGATCGACATCAAGAGCGAGGAAGAGAAGCGCCAGGAGGTCGAGCAGGCCATGCAGGCACTCTCCGGCGGACCGTCGACCCCGATCGAACAGGTCACCGAGCTGGGCGAGACCATCCTGGAGAAGCTGATTGCTGCCGGAATTACGACGGTGGAGTCGCTGGCCGACATGACACCGGAGCAGTTGGAAGAGGTTCCGGGAATCGGCGAAAAGACCGTGGAAAAGATCTCGGTCGCGGTTCGCCATTATTTCGGTCAATATGCCGAAGGTGAGGAGCGTCCTGCCCTGGTGCAGGCGGCATCAGAAGCCACTGAGGAGGAATCTTCAGTGACCAAGACACCGGAAGAGATTCTCGCGGCAGAAAACGAAGGAAAAGGGCTGATGGCGGAAGAGGCCGAGGAGTCGACCGAGGAGCTTCAGGATGCTGAAGAGGCAGGCTCCGGGACGGATGCCTACTCGGACGCGGATGCCCGGGAAGAACAGATTGAACTCGACAACGACAGCGTGGATACGCTGGTTGCGGAGTCGGAGGATATCTCGAACGAGACGATTGACAACGAGCGCGACGAAGATGGTCGCGATCGTGGTTAG
- a CDS encoding DUF4382 domain-containing protein, producing the protein MATVSISDPATCAGPSGPFLHVYVTVVDVQVHTSATASATDSGWQDLTPNLSSSPKQIDLLGQANNQCFLATLGDAKQLQAGTYQQIRVILADNSASISSNQCSAAGTANCVVLSADSKAYALQLSSEAKTGIKIPSGQLASGGFTIGAGQTKDLNIDFDTCASIVQTGNGQFRLKPVLHAGEVTTTATSINGTVIDKVSGKVIPGNVLVALEQKDSTGVDRIVMSTLTNADGTFTFCPLPTGMYDVVVVGITSTGTVYAPAIVTGVANGETTGTIALSAPLLAGTSTATLAGKVTSQNASNSGTVTDVSLSALETISATTYTIPLVPNALQNAATATVTTAAGSSCPNNTDCATYSVLLPAAGVYIGAYSTSGATLMQSSPYATYIVDGIAFVPSSGGTLNCTPSEMKSQAYALTAGGATISVTSALAFTQCQ; encoded by the coding sequence ATGGCTACCGTTTCTATCAGCGATCCAGCCACCTGTGCCGGCCCATCCGGTCCTTTCCTGCATGTTTACGTAACGGTCGTCGATGTGCAGGTCCATACCAGCGCCACGGCTTCGGCTACCGACTCCGGCTGGCAGGATCTAACCCCCAACCTCTCCTCCTCCCCCAAACAAATTGATCTTCTTGGCCAGGCAAATAACCAGTGTTTTCTGGCGACACTGGGAGATGCAAAACAATTACAGGCAGGTACGTATCAGCAGATTCGTGTGATTCTCGCGGACAATTCGGCGTCGATCTCCAGCAATCAGTGCAGCGCCGCCGGTACGGCGAACTGCGTCGTGCTGAGCGCAGACAGCAAAGCTTATGCGCTGCAGCTTTCCAGTGAAGCGAAGACCGGGATCAAGATTCCCTCCGGCCAGCTTGCATCGGGAGGCTTCACCATTGGGGCAGGACAGACGAAGGATCTGAACATCGATTTCGACACCTGCGCCTCGATTGTGCAGACCGGAAACGGACAGTTCCGCCTGAAGCCGGTGCTGCACGCAGGTGAAGTAACGACGACGGCGACTTCCATCAACGGAACAGTGATCGACAAGGTCTCCGGCAAGGTGATTCCGGGGAACGTTCTCGTTGCACTGGAACAGAAAGATTCGACCGGTGTCGACCGCATCGTGATGTCTACCCTGACGAATGCCGACGGCACGTTCACTTTTTGCCCGCTGCCAACCGGTATGTACGACGTTGTGGTGGTGGGAATCACATCGACCGGCACCGTCTATGCGCCTGCGATTGTGACCGGTGTTGCGAACGGTGAGACTACCGGCACGATTGCCCTGTCCGCACCGTTGCTCGCAGGGACGAGTACTGCAACCCTCGCCGGAAAGGTAACCAGCCAGAATGCAAGCAACAGTGGAACGGTAACGGATGTCTCACTGAGTGCACTGGAGACCATCTCCGCCACGACCTACACCATTCCCCTGGTCCCCAATGCATTGCAGAACGCCGCAACGGCTACCGTAACAACGGCAGCAGGATCCAGTTGCCCGAATAACACTGACTGCGCCACCTACTCGGTGTTGCTGCCGGCAGCTGGAGTCTACATCGGCGCTTACTCAACCTCGGGGGCGACGTTGATGCAGTCGTCTCCTTATGCCACCTATATTGTCGATGGCATTGCATTTGTTCCGTCCTCCGGCGGCACGCTGAACTGCACACCGTCCGAGATGAAGAGTCAGGCATATGCCCTGACCGCCGGAGGGGCAACAATCTCCGTGACGTCTGCGCTGGCATTTACTCAATGCCAGTAA
- the recO gene encoding DNA repair protein RecO produces the protein MTTYQTEAIVLRTWPFEEADLLVSLFTREQGVVKGVARHAMRSRKRFGGALEPMTHVRATYAEKPKQDLVRMDSFEIVWSPMSEPVDYARVSALQFLAEVLGEALPERAVEDDVFRLTVATLTEVKVGQVWMPVTYFTLWMTRLMGWLPELGVCIVCGEALRGQPVWFAAGADGVTCGVHKRPGSVALPPEAVMLAERMLRRPLAELLKEQWGKAGPLAMVRRFAVEILERHLERQMRSARVLARL, from the coding sequence GTGACCACATACCAGACAGAGGCGATCGTGTTGCGGACCTGGCCCTTTGAAGAGGCGGATCTGCTGGTCAGCCTCTTCACGCGCGAGCAGGGCGTGGTGAAGGGTGTGGCGCGGCACGCCATGAGGTCACGCAAACGCTTCGGCGGAGCTCTGGAGCCGATGACCCACGTGCGTGCCACCTATGCCGAAAAACCGAAGCAGGACCTGGTTCGGATGGACTCATTCGAGATCGTCTGGTCGCCGATGAGCGAGCCGGTGGACTATGCCCGTGTGAGCGCGCTCCAGTTTCTGGCCGAGGTGCTGGGTGAGGCACTGCCGGAGCGCGCTGTGGAGGATGATGTCTTTCGCCTGACCGTGGCGACACTAACCGAGGTGAAGGTCGGGCAGGTATGGATGCCGGTAACCTACTTCACGCTCTGGATGACGCGGCTGATGGGCTGGCTGCCGGAGCTTGGCGTGTGCATCGTGTGCGGGGAAGCGTTGCGCGGACAGCCAGTCTGGTTTGCCGCCGGAGCCGATGGCGTGACCTGCGGCGTGCACAAGCGCCCCGGTTCAGTAGCCCTGCCGCCGGAGGCTGTAATGCTGGCCGAGCGAATGCTGCGCCGGCCTTTAGCGGAGTTGCTGAAGGAGCAATGGGGAAAGGCTGGCCCTCTGGCAATGGTGCGGCGGTTTGCCGTGGAAATTCTGGAGCGGCACCTGGAGCGGCAGATGCGGAGCGCCCGGGTGTTGGCGCGGCTGTAG
- a CDS encoding 4Fe-4S dicluster domain-containing protein, with amino-acid sequence MAYVIAEPCIGTKDTACTDACPVDCIHPKKDETGHAEAEQLFIDPVECIDCGACVPVCPVSAIYAGDDLPENFAIFAEKAKTHFGR; translated from the coding sequence ATGGCATACGTAATTGCAGAACCCTGCATCGGCACCAAGGACACGGCTTGTACGGACGCCTGTCCGGTGGATTGCATTCACCCGAAGAAGGATGAGACTGGTCACGCCGAGGCTGAGCAGCTCTTCATCGATCCGGTGGAGTGCATTGATTGCGGCGCCTGCGTTCCGGTTTGCCCGGTGTCGGCAATCTATGCCGGCGACGACCTGCCCGAGAACTTCGCCATCTTTGCTGAGAAGGCGAAGACGCACTTCGGCCGCTAA
- a CDS encoding SDH family Clp fold serine proteinase, with the protein MARKREATNPEEAKPKVIKPPMLLEKTQVILKQLEVALDQPVITYWNSNKGSICHNDVSGLYGLLQSVGKVDRLCLFIKSDGGNGQASLRMVNLLRQYVKRLTVLAPFECQSAATMLALGADNILMGPLAHLSAVDTSLTHDLSPIDRDNDRVSVSQDELQRVINLWRRQARGEKSNPYGALFQYVHPLVIGAVDRSSALSTKLCLEILSYHLKDAQKAKKISNVLNSGYPSHSYPITLREAQRIGLHAESMEDSVNHLLFELNAVYAEMGQNAYVDYDARNAHDNSISNIMEANGLQIFFQLDKDWHYRAEERRWVALNDKSGWKKAQIAAGKISVTTFHIR; encoded by the coding sequence ATGGCCAGGAAAAGGGAAGCGACCAACCCGGAGGAGGCGAAGCCTAAGGTGATTAAGCCTCCCATGTTGCTGGAGAAGACGCAGGTGATTCTCAAGCAATTGGAGGTGGCGCTCGACCAGCCGGTCATCACCTACTGGAACTCCAATAAGGGGTCGATCTGCCACAACGACGTCTCTGGCCTGTATGGCCTGTTGCAGAGCGTCGGCAAGGTGGACCGGCTCTGCCTGTTTATCAAGAGCGATGGCGGCAACGGTCAGGCCTCGCTGCGGATGGTGAATCTGCTGCGCCAGTACGTCAAGAGACTGACGGTGCTGGCTCCCTTCGAGTGTCAGAGTGCCGCCACCATGCTGGCGCTGGGCGCGGACAACATCCTGATGGGGCCGCTGGCCCATCTCTCCGCCGTGGACACCTCGCTCACGCATGACCTTTCTCCGATCGACCGCGATAACGACCGCGTCAGCGTAAGTCAGGACGAGCTGCAGCGCGTGATCAATCTATGGCGGCGGCAGGCGAGGGGAGAAAAGAGCAATCCGTACGGAGCCCTATTTCAGTACGTCCATCCGCTGGTGATTGGCGCCGTGGACCGGTCGAGCGCTCTTTCGACCAAGCTCTGCCTGGAGATTCTGTCGTATCACCTGAAGGATGCGCAGAAAGCCAAGAAGATCAGTAATGTGCTGAACTCGGGCTATCCCTCGCACAGCTATCCCATTACGCTGCGGGAGGCCCAGCGCATCGGCCTGCACGCGGAGTCGATGGAAGACAGTGTGAACCATCTGCTTTTCGAGCTGAACGCGGTGTATGCCGAGATGGGGCAGAACGCCTATGTCGACTATGACGCCCGCAATGCCCATGACAACTCCATCTCGAACATCATGGAGGCCAATGGGTTGCAGATCTTCTTCCAGCTCGATAAGGACTGGCACTACCGGGCGGAGGAACGCCGCTGGGTGGCGCTGAACGATAAGAGCGGCTGGAAGAAAGCCCAGATTGCCGCCGGGAAGATCTCGGTGACGACCTTCCATATCCGATAA
- a CDS encoding glycine--tRNA ligase subunit alpha, with the protein MPFVANGKEALTFQELLFRLQSFWAERGCVLQQPYDVEVGAGTMSPDTFLRVLGPKPVCIAYAQPSRRPADGRYGENPNRLYKHTQFQVILKPPPADVQEVYLDSLRAIGIDLKKHDLKFEEDNWEWPVGGAWGVGWQMMLDGQEITQFTYFQQCGGLDLEPMCGEITYGLERIAQFLQGVDSIYDIVWAIEPDTGKQTTYGEIRLYEEEQYSTYSFDYADVNKLWEHLNAYEAECLALLDASKGMPELESLKAQRRFPVLGAYELALKCSHVFNLLDARGAISVTERVGVMARIRTLVVGVAKAYAQQQELTAPAEALPA; encoded by the coding sequence ATGCCGTTTGTTGCGAATGGGAAAGAGGCGCTCACGTTTCAGGAGCTCCTGTTCCGGCTCCAGAGCTTCTGGGCGGAGCGTGGGTGTGTGCTGCAGCAGCCATATGATGTGGAGGTCGGCGCGGGAACAATGTCGCCGGATACCTTCCTGCGTGTTCTGGGACCGAAGCCGGTATGCATTGCTTATGCGCAGCCGTCGCGTCGTCCTGCCGACGGGCGCTATGGAGAAAATCCGAACCGCTTGTATAAACACACGCAGTTTCAGGTGATCCTGAAGCCGCCGCCGGCCGATGTGCAGGAGGTCTACCTGGACAGCCTGCGGGCTATCGGAATCGATCTGAAGAAGCACGACCTGAAGTTTGAAGAGGATAACTGGGAGTGGCCGGTTGGTGGCGCCTGGGGCGTGGGCTGGCAGATGATGCTCGATGGCCAGGAGATCACGCAGTTCACCTACTTCCAGCAGTGCGGCGGTCTTGACCTGGAGCCGATGTGCGGCGAGATTACCTACGGCCTGGAGCGCATCGCTCAGTTTCTGCAGGGCGTGGACTCGATCTATGACATCGTCTGGGCGATTGAGCCCGACACTGGTAAGCAGACTACCTACGGCGAGATCCGGCTGTATGAGGAAGAGCAGTACTCGACCTACAGCTTCGACTATGCCGATGTGAACAAGCTGTGGGAGCACCTGAATGCTTACGAGGCCGAGTGCCTGGCGTTGCTGGACGCCTCCAAGGGCATGCCGGAGCTGGAAAGCCTGAAGGCACAGCGCCGTTTCCCCGTATTGGGAGCCTATGAGCTGGCGCTGAAGTGCTCGCATGTCTTCAATCTGCTGGATGCGCGTGGCGCGATCAGCGTGACCGAGCGCGTGGGCGTCATGGCTCGCATTCGTACCCTGGTCGTAGGCGTAGCGAAGGCGTACGCACAGCAGCAGGAACTCACCGCGCCGGCGGAGGCATTGCCCGCATAA
- a CDS encoding RNA chaperone Hfq, giving the protein MPFSNGKRRHKSPPPGETGQEALYLKSLSERQVPVTVKLRDGERVNGWIEYFDDTMIRLTREGKPNLFIYKQQIRTIAEERRTKPRSGNREVVE; this is encoded by the coding sequence ATGCCGTTCTCCAATGGAAAGCGTCGTCATAAGTCGCCCCCGCCGGGAGAGACCGGGCAGGAGGCGTTGTACCTGAAAAGCCTGAGCGAACGCCAGGTGCCCGTTACAGTCAAACTGCGCGACGGGGAGCGCGTGAACGGATGGATCGAGTACTTCGACGATACGATGATCCGTCTGACGCGCGAAGGGAAGCCCAATCTTTTCATCTACAAGCAGCAGATTCGCACTATAGCCGAAGAGCGCCGCACCAAGCCGCGCAGCGGCAACCGTGAGGTGGTGGAGTAA
- the glyS gene encoding glycine--tRNA ligase subunit beta gives MADFLFEIGLEEVPARMIASAQAELATRVEALLGRERLLEEGSLVTSYSTPRRLAVVVTGVRTQQPDAVEEMLGPSLKVAYKDGEPTPAAAAFAKKAGVSLSELKTVTNAKGEYLGATVTRPGKAAVEVIAAELPKEIAGVYWAKNMYWRAGKPERFVRPVKWMIALLGEAVVPVEFAGVSAGNTTRGHRILFGAEAITIARPAEYLAALEKAFVLADVAVRRQKIRKALDAVTRTVSGARWREDLELVETVTHLTEWPYVVLGSFETGYLELPEEVLVTVMRDHQKYFAVEDAGGKLAAHFLTVLNIEPDAEGLEIIRTGNERVLSARFNDARFFWEFDQKTTLVNRMENLKHVTFQKDLGSYFAKAERVRKVAAELVRLCEERKTDADAAALDQAATIAKTDLTCELVKEFTELQGVVGGLYARAQGLSEAVALAVYDQYLPASMEDAVPRTVEGLLLSISDKADTIGGMFGLGLEPTGSKDPFGLRRAANGIVKMLAEAKLPLLLSEIAGLGSEHSATATKVEQFFTERVEFYLKDVKGYAYDVVKAVQSAGADDVPDAVARAQAVTEVRGSEDFAAISAAFKRMKNILTQAREKGENAAWTPDFLVEPAERTLAEESGRLAAWVEGQRREKQYVEALQTIATLRPHVDAFFDKVMVMAPEARLRAARLGLLNRVLQDFSRIADFSEIVAAG, from the coding sequence ATGGCTGATTTTCTATTTGAAATTGGATTGGAAGAGGTCCCGGCGCGCATGATCGCGTCCGCGCAGGCGGAGCTGGCAACGCGTGTGGAGGCTCTGCTGGGCCGTGAACGGCTGCTGGAGGAGGGCTCGTTAGTAACGAGCTACTCGACGCCGCGCCGTCTGGCCGTAGTGGTCACCGGTGTGCGCACACAACAGCCTGACGCCGTGGAAGAGATGCTTGGTCCATCGCTGAAGGTGGCCTACAAGGACGGAGAGCCCACTCCGGCGGCCGCAGCCTTTGCAAAGAAGGCAGGCGTTAGCCTCAGCGAGCTGAAGACGGTGACTAATGCCAAAGGCGAGTACCTCGGCGCAACCGTGACGCGTCCGGGTAAAGCTGCGGTGGAAGTCATAGCTGCTGAGCTGCCGAAGGAGATCGCGGGCGTCTACTGGGCGAAGAACATGTACTGGCGCGCCGGGAAGCCGGAGCGTTTTGTCCGTCCGGTGAAGTGGATGATCGCCCTGCTGGGCGAAGCTGTCGTTCCAGTCGAGTTCGCCGGTGTCTCTGCTGGCAATACGACCCGCGGTCATCGCATCCTGTTTGGAGCAGAAGCCATCACGATCGCACGGCCTGCTGAGTACCTCGCGGCGCTGGAGAAGGCATTTGTGCTCGCCGATGTCGCTGTGCGTCGGCAGAAGATTCGCAAGGCTCTGGATGCGGTAACGCGTACGGTTTCGGGCGCCCGCTGGCGCGAAGATCTGGAACTGGTTGAGACCGTCACACACCTGACCGAATGGCCGTATGTGGTGCTGGGTAGTTTTGAGACCGGGTACCTGGAGCTTCCGGAAGAAGTGCTGGTGACCGTAATGCGCGACCACCAGAAGTACTTCGCCGTCGAGGATGCAGGCGGCAAGCTGGCCGCACACTTCCTGACGGTGCTGAACATTGAACCCGATGCCGAAGGGCTGGAGATCATCCGCACCGGCAATGAGCGTGTGCTGTCCGCACGGTTCAACGATGCGCGATTCTTCTGGGAGTTCGACCAGAAGACGACGCTGGTCAACCGCATGGAGAATCTGAAGCACGTCACCTTCCAGAAGGACCTCGGCAGCTACTTCGCCAAGGCGGAACGAGTGCGCAAGGTCGCGGCGGAACTGGTGCGTCTGTGTGAGGAACGGAAGACCGATGCCGATGCGGCGGCTCTGGATCAAGCAGCAACCATCGCCAAGACCGACCTGACCTGCGAGCTGGTGAAGGAGTTTACGGAACTGCAGGGCGTTGTCGGCGGCCTGTATGCCCGCGCTCAGGGGTTGAGCGAGGCGGTCGCGCTGGCGGTCTATGACCAGTATCTGCCCGCATCGATGGAAGATGCTGTGCCGCGCACAGTAGAAGGTCTGCTGCTCTCCATCTCCGATAAGGCTGACACCATTGGTGGCATGTTCGGTCTTGGGTTGGAGCCAACCGGATCGAAAGATCCCTTCGGCCTGCGCCGCGCCGCCAATGGCATTGTGAAGATGCTGGCCGAGGCGAAGCTTCCGCTGTTATTGAGCGAGATCGCCGGACTTGGCTCCGAGCATTCGGCAACGGCGACCAAGGTGGAACAGTTCTTTACGGAGCGAGTCGAGTTCTACCTGAAGGACGTGAAGGGCTATGCCTACGACGTCGTGAAGGCGGTTCAGTCTGCAGGCGCCGACGATGTGCCTGATGCCGTGGCGCGCGCGCAGGCAGTGACCGAGGTTCGCGGCTCGGAGGACTTCGCGGCCATCTCAGCGGCCTTCAAGCGCATGAAGAACATCCTGACGCAGGCTCGCGAGAAGGGCGAGAACGCCGCCTGGACTCCCGACTTCCTCGTCGAACCGGCTGAGCGCACTCTGGCTGAGGAGAGCGGTCGTCTGGCTGCATGGGTGGAAGGTCAGCGCCGTGAAAAGCAGTATGTCGAGGCGTTGCAGACCATCGCAACCTTGCGTCCTCATGTGGACGCTTTCTTTGACAAGGTGATGGTGATGGCGCCGGAAGCGCGCCTGCGTGCCGCCCGCCTGGGGCTGCTGAACCGCGTGCTGCAGGACTTCTCGCGTATTGCTGACTTCTCGGAGATCGTAGCGGCGGGATAG
- a CDS encoding ferritin-like domain-containing protein, with protein sequence MSLKEVLVEELKDLYSAESQLVKALPKIVKACEDNELAESINQHFEQTKGHVERLEQVFKQLGKKAAAKQCKGMEGLLKEGNEAIEEGEEAPFGDLMITGAALRVEHYEIAGYSAAIEIARGLGEDEVVDLLTLTLEEEEAASEKLLAMAKELIGEAAGLSQDEAELEDEDVETVSDEEGAGEASMTRKQTPHTSKTAPKKPSRGKSRAA encoded by the coding sequence ATGAGCTTGAAAGAAGTTCTGGTGGAAGAGTTGAAGGATCTCTACAGCGCCGAAAGCCAGCTCGTGAAGGCGCTGCCGAAGATCGTTAAAGCGTGTGAAGACAATGAACTGGCTGAGTCGATCAACCAGCATTTTGAACAGACAAAAGGACATGTAGAGCGCCTGGAGCAGGTCTTCAAGCAGCTTGGCAAGAAGGCGGCCGCGAAGCAGTGCAAAGGCATGGAAGGCCTTCTGAAGGAAGGCAATGAGGCCATCGAAGAAGGCGAAGAAGCTCCATTCGGAGATCTGATGATCACAGGCGCTGCCTTGCGCGTAGAGCACTACGAGATCGCCGGGTATTCGGCGGCCATCGAGATCGCTCGAGGGCTCGGTGAGGATGAGGTCGTCGATCTGCTGACCCTGACGCTTGAGGAAGAAGAGGCTGCCAGCGAGAAGTTGTTGGCGATGGCAAAGGAGCTGATTGGGGAAGCAGCCGGCCTGTCCCAGGATGAGGCGGAACTGGAAGATGAAGATGTTGAGACTGTCTCCGACGAAGAGGGAGCGGGGGAGGCATCCATGACCCGCAAGCAGACGCCACATACATCGAAGACGGCGCCGAAGAAGCCGTCGCGGGGGAAGTCCAGGGCTGCGTAA
- the rimP gene encoding ribosome maturation factor RimP — protein MALQMDQIRATAERVAASHHLEVVDITFQGAGKHRALAVYLEKDAEGRAKLVAAAKAGELEDLPSGVPVEALSGITHEDCEVFARDFGTLLDVEDLIPGAEYTLEVSSPGLERKLRGAADYERFAGGLVKVQTFEPVNNNRHWTGRMSFAEGVVKLDLSAVKQKGKAKKASAGLDTVEIALANVEKAQLVAEI, from the coding sequence ATGGCATTACAGATGGACCAGATTCGGGCTACGGCGGAGCGGGTAGCGGCCTCGCATCATCTGGAGGTGGTGGATATCACCTTCCAGGGAGCGGGCAAGCACCGTGCGCTCGCCGTGTACCTGGAGAAGGACGCCGAGGGGCGGGCAAAGCTTGTGGCTGCGGCCAAAGCAGGGGAACTGGAAGACCTGCCGAGCGGCGTACCCGTGGAAGCTCTCTCGGGCATCACACATGAGGATTGCGAAGTCTTCGCACGGGACTTCGGAACTCTTCTCGACGTGGAAGATCTGATTCCCGGTGCGGAATACACGCTGGAGGTGTCATCGCCGGGCCTTGAGCGTAAGCTGCGGGGTGCGGCGGATTATGAACGGTTTGCCGGCGGTCTGGTGAAGGTGCAGACCTTTGAGCCGGTCAATAACAACCGGCACTGGACCGGGCGGATGAGCTTCGCGGAGGGTGTGGTGAAGCTTGACCTGTCGGCCGTGAAGCAGAAGGGCAAGGCGAAGAAGGCCTCCGCCGGGTTGGACACAGTAGAGATAGCGCTCGCGAACGTAGAGAAGGCGCAACTGGTGGCAGAGATTTAG
- a CDS encoding inositol monophosphatase family protein: MSLEVAQKAAEIAKEAGALLRSYYETGIAAEYKGDVDLVTVADRASEKLIGERLRQVFPDHGIYGEEGTRQALEAEFRWYVDPLDGTTNFAHGFPYFCVSMGLERRAPGLKPEEDGELVAGVIYEPLRDECFVTGKGEGAWLNGRRISVSKTGLLQESLVATGFPSHKRHENPNIHFYHQLTLRSHGVRRAGAAAIDLAYTACGRLEAFWEFNLNPWDTAAGVLMVREAGGTVTGFDGSPFKLDSREVLATNGRISAEMQAVFTDMFAGRDLEPIPTPAEFRERREAAK, from the coding sequence ATGTCTCTGGAAGTCGCGCAGAAGGCCGCTGAGATCGCCAAGGAGGCCGGGGCGCTGCTCCGGAGCTACTACGAGACTGGCATCGCCGCGGAATACAAGGGCGATGTGGACCTGGTGACGGTCGCCGACCGTGCCAGTGAGAAGCTGATCGGCGAGCGCCTGCGTCAGGTCTTCCCGGACCACGGCATCTACGGGGAAGAAGGCACGCGACAGGCTCTGGAGGCGGAGTTTCGTTGGTATGTCGACCCCTTGGACGGGACAACGAACTTTGCTCATGGATTTCCGTACTTCTGCGTCTCCATGGGTTTGGAGCGGCGCGCTCCTGGATTGAAGCCCGAGGAAGATGGTGAGCTGGTTGCCGGCGTGATCTACGAACCGCTGCGTGATGAATGCTTTGTCACCGGTAAGGGAGAGGGTGCCTGGCTGAACGGCCGCCGCATTTCGGTTTCGAAGACTGGGCTGTTGCAGGAGAGCCTGGTCGCAACCGGCTTTCCCAGCCATAAGCGCCACGAGAATCCGAATATCCACTTCTACCACCAGCTCACCCTGCGTTCGCACGGTGTGCGTCGCGCCGGAGCGGCCGCCATCGATCTGGCATATACGGCATGCGGCCGTCTGGAGGCTTTCTGGGAGTTCAACCTGAACCCCTGGGATACGGCAGCCGGCGTGTTGATGGTGCGCGAAGCCGGCGGTACGGTAACCGGCTTTGACGGCTCACCTTTCAAGCTGGATAGCCGTGAGGTCCTGGCGACGAACGGCCGCATTTCGGCGGAGATGCAGGCTGTGTTTACGGATATGTTTGCCGGGCGCGATTTGGAGCCGATTCCGACTCCGGCAGAGTTCCGGGAGCGGCGCGAGGCGGCGAAATAA